TTTGGTTTTGCGTAGACCAGATGGCCCGTGCCCAGCCTGCTGAATTGGGCGTATAGTGCGCAAAGCGTGCATTCGGCTTGCCCACGTCCCAACCATCTACCACGTCATTTTCGGTCCACACCTGGCTCCACGAAACACTCTGTGGGGACGCGCTGTTGTAACTGCTGTTCCAGTTGATCGTGGCTTCATAAACGCCTTTGCGTTCCTGATCCATGGAAATGATCATTTTGTGTGAACTGCCAGTGGAACGCGGATCGACCTCTGGCTGCCAGAAGCTGTAATTCGGGAGGCTTCCGGTCACGTTCTGCCAGGCGATGCTGGAGGTTCTGGATGCAAAAATCGCAGTTTCCAGATTTTCGCCCTGCTCCAGCCCGCTGTTGACGGAGGCATTGGTCTGATAAACCGCATAAACCACCTTGCCGTCGGGACTGATGTCCAGGCCCTTCGCCTGTCCATTGGTACCGCCTGGCGCACTCAACTGACTCCAGGATTCTCCGGTATTAGCGGATTTGAAAACACCGGCATCCGACGCGAGGTAAACCTCGTTGCCATTCGCAGGGTTGAACGTCATTGCGAAGACATTGCGATCGCCATAGCTGTTGGCGGTGGTCTTTTCACTCCAGGAAGCACCGCCATCGGTAGACTTGAATACCGTTATCTTGCCGCCTTTGGACATACCAAACAGGCTGTAAAACCGATTGCCACCGCCCGCATCATCGTAGTCATCTTTCCAACCGACCGCGGCCAGTACAATATTCTTGTTCGTGGGATGAATGGCGATCGCACCGATGGATTTTTTCTTGGTATTTTCAATCAGATTGAAAGTAGAGCCGCCATCATTCGACACCTCTAACCCGAACAGGGTACCCACATACATTTTCTGGTTGCCCGACTGCTCCGGGATACCCACCGCATACACCCGGTTCTGGTGTAACTCGCCTTTTGCATGCCAGGAGTTGCCGTTATCCAGTGACTCGTAAATACCCTCCATATCGGAGGCCAGAATCAGGCGTTGATTGATATTCGGGTCAGCGACCACATCCTGCACCTGGCCGCCGGCGCCGGGGTTGATGGACGTCCACTGGGCCTGGGCCCCAAGGGGTACCGTTGTGATCAGTAGGGTCATGAATGCCGCCAGGAGCAGCGTCATTCGCTTTGTCATCTTGAGTAGATTCATCGCTTTGGCTTCTTATTGATTATTTTTTGTGCGGAACAGCCTGGGTTCGCACCATTTACGACCATTAATGAGCATAAATGATCGACAACGCACGAAATTGAACCATTTCGAGGGGTGAAGTCAAGGGGTTGGGCCTACAGTGGCCACAAATGCGACCCCCGCCACTATTCCCGGTGGCAGAGTGTGCCGGCCGCAGGTTGCCGCAACTTGCGGTACCGCAATGGCGTGGTGCCGCGGTATTTTTTGAACTGACGATGGAACAGGGGCAGTGAGGTGAAGCCGCTCTCGGCAGCGATTACGGCCACCGGTTCACGGCTCTGCCGCAGTTGCTGACTGGCAATTTGAATGCGGTACTCGGTGAGATACTCGAAAAAAGTGCGGTTCATCATACGCTGGAAAAAACGCGCAAATGGCTGGCTGCGCAGGCCACAAGCTGCCGCGGCCTCCGCCAGTGTAACCTTGCGCTGATAATTGTCGCGCACGAACTCGAGGATATGATTGAGGCGGCTATCGCTACCCTCCCGTTGATCGTAATGGTAGTCATCCGAAGACAATGTGCGATAGCGACTCGCGGTCAAGCCGTCGAGCAACCGGAGTAGCTGCAGGTAACGATCGAGCCCCTGCGCATCGACCAGCTTGCTGATCGCACGGCCAAAGCCGGCATTGCGCCCGTTTTCAAATACGACCCCGCGCGCAGCGTTGTGCAACAACTCGTTCACCGCCACCAGTTCGAGCCCCGACGGAATCAGCTCTTGCGGCCATTGCACCACCAGCGCCTGCGCGCTCGCCCCATTCTCTGCAATGCGCTCGCTTTGTCCCGCTGCGCTCTCGACGCGGCTTTCCCACCGATGGGGCACGTTCGGCCCAATCAACACCAGGTCCCCGGGCGCAAAGGTTTCCATGCTGTCGCCCACATGGCGCACACCGGCGCCCTTGCGGATATACGTAAGCTCGAAATACGCGTGAAAATGCCAGGGCGCAGGAAAGCGCGGTGCATTGACCTCCAGGCCAAGCACGGACGACCCCACCTGCGGGGTGATGCGTTCAAGGTAAGCGCGCAAAAGTAACCTATTTTTTATTATTTACATTATTTTCCCGGACCGCGGAGAAAAATAGTATACATAACTGTGTCGCGCCACTAGAAATACGCAGGCAAGAATAAACGACGTGTTATTTTCGAGGGCGAAATGACAGAAGCGAGCAAATTTCAGTCTGCGGACCTGTCTCTGGTGCACGAACCGCTGACCGCGCGCATGCGCCAACACTGGCAACAGTGCGATTGGGATGCCTATAAGCTCAACGACGAGCAACTGGCGCAGTTCAGCGAACTGGGGTACGTCAGTGGCATCCCGATGTTGGACGACGATTACATTGCGGCGCTGCGCGCGGAACTGAGTGAGATCGTGGATCCCACGCATCCGCAAAATGCGCTTTTCCATGAATTTCACAGCAATGAGTCCAGCAATCCCGCCGAGGTACTGTTCCACTCCCTGGGTCACTGGCGCATTGCTCCGCACTTTCACGATGTGCTCTGGAACCCGCGGTTCCTGGTGCCCGCCTCACAGCTCTTGGGGAATCAACCAGTGCGGTTCTGGCACGATCAACTGTTCTGCAAACCCGCGCGGCACGGCGGTGTCGTTGCCTGGCACCAGGACTACAGCTACTGGACACGCACCGTGCCCATGCAGCACCTGACCTGCTGGGTCGGGCTCGACGACGCCAATACAGAAAATGGTTGCCTCCACTATATCCCCGGTAGCCACCGCTGGGGGCTGCTGGAAAAACCGGAGCTTGCCGGCGATATGCGCGGGCTGGAAGAATTTCTCAACGGTGCACAGCGGCGGCAACTGGAAAATCCGGTCGCGGTGGAAATGCCCAAAGGTCACGGCAGCTTCCACCATCCGCTGATGGTGCACGGCTCCTACGCCAATCGTTCCGAGCGGGCGCGGCGTGCATTTGTATTGAATGTGTTTGCAGATGGCACCCGTTCAGATACCCGGGATGTACTACTGAAGGGCATACCGGTGGTACCGCCGGGAGAAGCGTTGGACGGGCAGTTTTTCCCGCTTTTATATGAAAAACCCGCCTGACAAAGGCGGGCTTTTAAAAATACCTGAACGTGTTGCTCAGGCCGCAACCGCCTCCAATTCGACGGTAATCACCTCAACCCCGGCGGCTTTGATTTCCTCAATAACGCGAGGGTCCGCGGTATCGTCGGTAATCAGAATATCCACCTCGGTCAGCGGATAGATCACAAAATTACTTTTCTGCCCGAGCTTGGAGCCATCCGCAAGCACCACCAGTTTTTCCGACTGGCGACGCAGCTTCTGCTCGGCGCGCACAATCAGTGAATCGGTTTCCATCACACCAAACTCGCCAATACCGGCGGTACCGGTGAACATCAGGCGACAGCGATAATTCTGAATGGAGTCGTTCTCGAACGGGCTCAGGATAATGCCCTGCTTGCGATAGATTTCACCGCTGGGCACGGTGACCTGATTCTGGCCGTTTTCACACAGGTACTGGGCCAGGTAATAGGAGTTGGTCAATACGCTCACATCGCGCTGGGTCAGGTACTCGCCCATCATAAAGGTGGAGGAACCACCGTTGACAATCACCAGCTCACCCTCTTCACACAGGGAGACGGCCTTCGCCGCAATGGCCTGCTTGGCGGTGGTCATTTTGTCTTTGTTGACGAGGAAAGCCGAGCCGGCCAGATGGGTCTTGGGCACGCCCGCCGGGCGGTTGCCAATACGCTGGGCGCCACCGCGGATTTTTTCCAGGCGCCCTTCCTTACTGAGTTTGATCAGGTCGCGACGGATCGTCGCCTCAGAGGAGTTCAGTTGCGCAGTCAGGTCTGCGACGCTGGCGAACTGCTGCTCTTCAAGAATTTCCAGCAACAGTTGATGGCGCTGCTTTTCTAACATAATGGCGATTCCGTGTCTGATCTTGAGCGTGTGAACCCGAGTGCTCGCGCCGCATCCGTTCGGTTCAGACCGGTCTGCCTCAATCACCACAGGGCTTGAAGACAATCCGCATCTGGCGCGTCAATTCACTCAGAATTACTCATTATCATTCAATCCCGGCGCACTTTCAATCCTTTCAATCACGGGTGATTGAAACTGCAGTTTGACCGTGCGCCGGTGTGCGTCCTTCTGTTCTGGCCCTCAAACAATCCCGGAGCCGCTGCCGCCCGTGCTGGGGCGATCGGCCACCAGGTTTTGCTTGTACTGCGCGGCGCGATAGGTCGCCAGCGGCGCAATGGCGCCACCGTGACGGTATCGGGCCATGGCCAGAATCGGGCTGACATCGGTGTTGAATGCCTGCTTCAGGGTATTGGACGCCATCAGCGCATCGTTGTCCCGCTGGAAGCCTTCCAGCGTCGGCCGGTCCACCAGCAGTGCTTTGACATAAGAGCGCTGCACTTCTTCGGCGGAGTTCATCAGGCTCTCGATGGGGTCGGTCACATTGTGGGACTGATCCAGCATATAGCAGGGTGCGAACCCCTCCTGCTGGCGATACTCGGCATCCACCAGCTCGTTGAAAATCAGGAACTGCTGGTACGGATGCAGCGAACCGCTATCCAGGTCGTCATCGCCATACTTGCTGTCATTGAAGTGGAAACCGGCCAGTTTCTTGAACTGGATCAGGCGCGAAACGATCATTTCGATATTCACGTTGGGCGCGTGGTGACCGAGATCCACCAGGGATTTGGCTTTCTCACCGAGCTCCATGGCACACAGCACGTTGGTGCCCCAGTCCTGAATCACGGTGGAGTAGAAGGCGGGCTCAAACATCTTGTGCTCGATAAACACCTGCCAATCGTCCGGCAGCGCCGAGTAAATTTCGCGCATGCTGTCCAGGTAGCGCTCCAAACCGCGCTGGAAATGCTGCTGACCCGGATGGTTGGAGCCGTCGCCGATCCACACGGTCAGCTCTTTTGCACCCAGCTCCTTGCCCCACTGGATGCACTCAATGTTATGGGCCACCGCCTGGGCACGGGTTTCCGCGCAGGTACTGGTCAGGCTGCCGTATTTGTAGGTGTGCTTCTGGCCCGGCTGATCCTGAAAGGTATTGGAATTCACGCAGGTAAATCCGAGACCGTACTGGCTCGCAAATTCACGCAGCTCCCCAAAGTCATCCACCCTGTCCCAGGGGAAATGGGGGGAGACTTCAGAGGTGCAACGGGTCAACTGATTGATCACCGCGCAGTCTTCGAGCTTTTCAAAGATATTGCGCGGTTCCGCCAGGCCCGGAAAGCGTGCGAAACGGGTACCGCCGGTACCGGTACCCCAGGAAGGCACCGCCACCTCAAAGGACGCCGCGCGCTGGGTGATCTGTTCGATATCGATATCGCGGCGGGCAAGCTGGTTGCCCAGGGCATCGTAGTCCTGCTGCAAAGCCTGCAGCTGCTCGGCATTGCGCTGCTCAACCAGCGCAGAGGAAATGCGTTCGTTCATCGCCTGAAATCCTATTGTTATTGTGCTTGGCCTTTTCCATTCACCCGCGCTTAGCGAGTGAAGGAAGGCGCGTGACCCGCGTCAACGTTGATAATATTACCGGTTGATTTAGATGACACGTCCGAAGCGAGGAAATACGCCGCTTCCGCAATATCTTCCGGGAATACGTTCAACTTCAGCAGACTGCGCTGGCGGTAATGCTCTTCGAGCTGCTCTTCGCTCATGTTGTACGCGTCGGCGCGCTCTTTCTTCCACTTGCCGCTCCAGATCCGCGAGCCGCGCAGCACCGCATCCGGGTTGACCACGTTGCAGCGAACCCCGATCGGTGCGCCCTCCAGGGCCACACAGCGGGACAGCTGCACCTCAGCCGCCTTGGCGGTACAGTACGCAGACGCGTTCTGGGAGGCCACCAAGCCGTTTTTACTGGCGATAAAGATCACTGAACCGCCGAGGTTCTGGCGTCTCATCACCTTGAAGCCCTCACGGCTGACCAGGAAGTAGCCCTTGGCCAGGATATCCAGGTTGCGATCCCACAGCTCGATACTGGTTTCCTCGATGGGCGCGGCACTGGCGATGCCCGCATTGGAAACGAGGATGTCGACGCCACCAAATTCCAGCGCCGCGACCGCCAGCGCCCCGGCCACCGACTCTTCACTGGTGACATCGCAGCGCACGGTGCGCACCACGTCGGTACTGAACTGTTCAGCCAGCTGCGCAGCACGCTCTGCCATCGACGCCTCGTCGATATCGGCCAGCACCACACAGGCACCTTCCTGCAGCAAACGACTGGCGGTGGCAAATCCGATACCGCCAGCGCCACCGGTAATAAACGCCACCTTGCCGGCGAGGCTCTTGGGTTTGGGCATGCGCTGGAGCTTGGCTTCTTCGAGCAGCCAGTACTCAATATCAAACGCTTCCTGCTCATCCAGACCCACGTACTCACTCACGCCGCTGGCTTCACGCATCACGTTAATCGCATTGATATAAAACTCACTGGCGATACGCGCGGTGGCCTTGTCCTTGGCAAAGCTAAGCATGCCAACACCCGGAATCAGGTAAATCACCGCATTGCCATCGCGCATGGCCGGGCTGTTATCCCGCTTGCAGCGCTCGTAATAGGCCGCGTAATCCTCACGATAACTCGCCAGCTGCTGGTCCAGTTGCCCTTCACAGCGAGACAGCTCGCCCTGCAGGTCGGATGCCTGCGGGTCAAAGTCGATAACCAGCGGACGAATTTTGGTTCTGAGGAAGTGATCGGGGCAGGAGGTACCCAGTGCCGCCAGCGGCGCCAGCTGCTCGGAATTCACAAACTGAAGCACTTCAGGGGAATCGCTGAAGTGCCCGATTTTACGCTCGTCTCGGGAAATCATGCCGCGCACCAGCGGCATCAGGCGCGCTGCTACATCGCGACGCTCCTCCGCTGACAGGTTCTGGGCGATCTTCTCGCCACCAAACGCAGCCGCGGTATTGTTCTTGGCCAACCAGTCTGCGGCGCGCTGGATAATGGTCAGGGTGTTGAGGTAGCAGTCCTTGGAGGTGTCACCCCAAGTGAAGATGCCATGCCCCTCGAGCACGATGCCCTTCAGGTGCGGGGCAGACTTGGCCATCGCCTCGAGCTTGAGCCCCAGGTCGTAGCCCGGGCGCTGCCACGGCAGCCAGCCCATCTCGCCTTCAAAAATGGTCTCGGTCAGCGCGCGGCTGTCTTTGGTGCAGGCGATGGCAATCGCTGCATCCGGGTGCATGTGGTCCACATGGGTGTGAGGAATATAGGCATGCAGCGGCGTATCGATACTGGCAGCGCGGGGATTCAGGTTGAACGTGCAATGGGACAGTAGCGCGACCATCTCATCTTCGTGCTCGAGGCCGCGATATTTCTGTTTCAACTGCTGAAGGCGGTCCATATACAGCGTGCTGAAACCGTCGAGCTCGATGGAGCCGAGGTCACCGCCAGAGCCCTTCACCCACAACACGGCCACATCTTCGCCAGTCAGTGGATCGCTCATCTGGACTTTGGCCGAGGTGTTACCGCCACCGTAGTTGGTGATGCGGAGGTCAGAGCCCAGCAGGTTAGAACGGTATTTGAGCAACTCGGGCTCAGACATTGCATTGGCCAGGGAATCGTCCCACAGGCTCTGGAGAGGCTTACTCATCATAGCTCGACCCTGAAAATCTTATTTTTTGGTTTTGTGTCGTACAACTTCTGTGATTGATGAATTATGGCACTGAAGGAATATGATCGCAAATGATTTATTGTGATCGCATAGATGGTTATTGATCGAAAACTCTCATGTTGCACGCGGCCGGCTGTGCGCGACAGATCCAGCGGCGGCCTGCACAAACCAAGAAATACCAAGCGACGACCCGCCACTCAGACACGCAAACACCCGGGTACCCGCCCCCTATCCGAATTCGTCACGCGCGCACGAACTTGAGCGCAAATGATTGTTTTGAGGCGGGCTTGGTGTTACTTTTGGACGATGATTCCCGGCGCCTTGCGCGCAGACAATAACGATAAGACTCCATGAAGATGAGACCGACTGCGACCAGGTCGGCGGTCCAGTAAAGCGGCGTTGAATTTCCCATGCAATACACTCTGATCCTCGACATCGGCAAAACGCACATCAAACTCTGTGTGCTCGATGCCTCGCTCACCAGCGTCGCCACCCGCGAAGCAAAAAATCGCGTACTCATGTCGTCCATGTTTTATCCCCAGGCGGATATCGACTACATCTGGCGGTGGCTCAGCGAAAACCTGCGCGAGCTCACCGGTCAGTTCGACATAACACGACTGAATATCACCACCCACGGCGCAACGGCCGCCTGCCTCCATCAAGACGCGAATGCAGCCGAGCTGGACAACCAGGGGCTGGCACTCCCGGTGCTGGACTATGAATACGAAGGACTGCGGGACAACGAGGCAACCGTCTCCCACTACCGCAGTGTGCGCCCCCCGTTCAACGAGACCTATTCTCCTGCGCTCCCTGCCGGCCTGAACCTGGGCCGCCAGCTGCATTGGCAGTCGCGACAGTTTGCCGAGGCATTTTCCCGGGTCGGCGCCATCGTCATGTATCCGCAATACTGGCTGTGGCGCCTCACCGGAAAAATCCGTAACGAAGTCACTTCGCTGGGGTGCCATACGGATTTATGGTGCCCGGCCAAGGGCGACTACTCCTCCCTGGTCGACACCATGGGCTGGCGTAACTTATTCCCGGCACTGGTCAGCGCCACCGAGGCAATCGCGCGCCCCCTGCCCGAGATCTGCGCCGCTACCGGCCTACCGGAACACTGCGCCATCTTTGCCGGCGTGCACGATAGCAACGCCAGCTACTGGCGCCACCGCGCTGCCAGCGATGGCGAACCGTTTACCGTGATATCCACCGGCACCTGGTCGATTGTGATGGCTAATGGGGCCAAGCTCGACAGTCTGCAGGAATCCCGCGATATGCTGGCCAATGTCGACGCCGCGGGCGACCCGATTGCCTGCGCGCGGTTTATGGGTGGACGTGAATATGAAACCCTGTGCTCCCTGACCGATTCACCCCTGGATCAGGCGGCGGCGGGTGAAGAACCCCAGGAACAGTTGCAGGCGTATATTCACCAGCAAGTGATGGCCTTGCCCACCTTCAGCCGTGGTGGTGGCCCGTTCGCCGAACTGCAGGGGAGCTTGCGTGGCGACGTCACCGCGGGCACCGGAGCGCTGATCGCCTCCCTCTACTGCGCACTCATGCTGGATTATCAGCTGTCTGCGATCGGCAGTTGCGGCCGCATTATTATCGAGGGCGCGTTCCTCAAAAATTCCCTTATCTGTGGCCTGCTTGCCCAGCTCCGCGCCCCTCAACCGGTCTACCTATCGGAGGATGACACGGGTACGGTGACCGGCTGCGCCATGCTTGCACTGGGCGCAGACGCGTCGGCGAGTACCGCGCTCACGCTGTGCGCGCCGACCGCATTCCTCGGCCTGCAGGAATACCGGGACCAGTGGCTGCTGGCGGTGCGCGAGCAGGAGCGCAAAGCTTCCCAGCCGGATTCCATTGCACCGGCCGCAGAGCCCCAGTGAACTAACTCATTGGGCATATCATCTGCCCGCCAACCATCTGCTGGCAACGCAGGTTGCCAGTTATTGCAGTAGCCCCCAATTTCACCGAACGCTTATGCAGAACTTAATCGCCCCCCTTCGCCGACACCGGTTTTTGCGCACCGCGCTGGCAGCCGGATTACTCACAGTGATCGCCGGTTGTGGCGATGGGCAGGCGAGCTCAGAACCGGACCTGCTGCGCATTCCCTATAGCGACAGTGAGCAACGTGAGCGAGACTTTTTTGTCTACCTGCCACGTGATTATCATTCCGACACCCAGCGTGAATGGCCTGTGCTCATGTTCCTGCATGGGAACGGCGAGCGAGGTAACGGTAAAGATGAACTGGATTTTGTGATGATGCATGGTCCGCTCATGGAGGCCTGGGTTTTCAAGCGGGACCTTCCGTTTATCATTATCGCCCCGCAACTTCCCATGTTTTCGTTTAGACAGAATGGACCGGCGTACCTGCTCGAGCGGCAGAGGGAAAACATCCCGCGGCGCAAGGATCAGGGTACGCCCCCACGCGCCCCGGCAACGGTGCCGGAAGAGCCCATGGACGGCGTACCAGCAGCCGATATGACGGGCGAAAGCAGTGTCCTGCCAGAGGGATGGGATAAGATCGAACAGGACCTGATACGCATGCTCGACCTGGTGGAAACCCGTTATCGCACCGACCGCGCCAGGACCTATTTGAGCGGCCTGAGCTACGGGGGGTTCGGCACCTGGTATCTTGCCAGCAAGTACCCCCGGCGATTCGCCGCGATAGCGCCCATCGCAGGATGGGGACATCCGGACCTCGTCACACCACTTGCCGATGCACGCACGCCGGTCTGGGCCTTCGCCGGAGGGCTGGACCCCGTAATCCCTGTGGAGCAATTCTATCCCGGGCTCAACCAGCTGAAAGCACTGGGCCATCCACAGGTGCGCTTCACCGTGCATGAAGATATGGGGCACGACGTCTGGCGTCGTGTTTATGCCGGGGAGGATTTTTACCAGTGGTTGCT
This Microbulbifer sp. Q7 DNA region includes the following protein-coding sequences:
- a CDS encoding AraC family transcriptional regulator; this translates as MRAYLERITPQVGSSVLGLEVNAPRFPAPWHFHAYFELTYIRKGAGVRHVGDSMETFAPGDLVLIGPNVPHRWESRVESAAGQSERIAENGASAQALVVQWPQELIPSGLELVAVNELLHNAARGVVFENGRNAGFGRAISKLVDAQGLDRYLQLLRLLDGLTASRYRTLSSDDYHYDQREGSDSRLNHILEFVRDNYQRKVTLAEAAAACGLRSQPFARFFQRMMNRTFFEYLTEYRIQIASQQLRQSREPVAVIAAESGFTSLPLFHRQFKKYRGTTPLRYRKLRQPAAGTLCHRE
- a CDS encoding DeoR/GlpR family DNA-binding transcription regulator, encoding MLEKQRHQLLLEILEEQQFASVADLTAQLNSSEATIRRDLIKLSKEGRLEKIRGGAQRIGNRPAGVPKTHLAGSAFLVNKDKMTTAKQAIAAKAVSLCEEGELVIVNGGSSTFMMGEYLTQRDVSVLTNSYYLAQYLCENGQNQVTVPSGEIYRKQGIILSPFENDSIQNYRCRLMFTGTAGIGEFGVMETDSLIVRAEQKLRRQSEKLVVLADGSKLGQKSNFVIYPLTEVDILITDDTADPRVIEEIKAAGVEVITVELEAVAA
- a CDS encoding alpha/beta hydrolase-fold protein; this encodes MQNLIAPLRRHRFLRTALAAGLLTVIAGCGDGQASSEPDLLRIPYSDSEQRERDFFVYLPRDYHSDTQREWPVLMFLHGNGERGNGKDELDFVMMHGPLMEAWVFKRDLPFIIIAPQLPMFSFRQNGPAYLLERQRENIPRRKDQGTPPRAPATVPEEPMDGVPAADMTGESSVLPEGWDKIEQDLIRMLDLVETRYRTDRARTYLSGLSYGGFGTWYLASKYPRRFAAIAPIAGWGHPDLVTPLADARTPVWAFAGGLDPVIPVEQFYPGLNQLKALGHPQVRFTVHEDMGHDVWRRVYAGEDFYQWLLSHELPGLNAETSEH
- a CDS encoding FGGY-family carbohydrate kinase; this encodes MQYTLILDIGKTHIKLCVLDASLTSVATREAKNRVLMSSMFYPQADIDYIWRWLSENLRELTGQFDITRLNITTHGATAACLHQDANAAELDNQGLALPVLDYEYEGLRDNEATVSHYRSVRPPFNETYSPALPAGLNLGRQLHWQSRQFAEAFSRVGAIVMYPQYWLWRLTGKIRNEVTSLGCHTDLWCPAKGDYSSLVDTMGWRNLFPALVSATEAIARPLPEICAATGLPEHCAIFAGVHDSNASYWRHRAASDGEPFTVISTGTWSIVMANGAKLDSLQESRDMLANVDAAGDPIACARFMGGREYETLCSLTDSPLDQAAAGEEPQEQLQAYIHQQVMALPTFSRGGGPFAELQGSLRGDVTAGTGALIASLYCALMLDYQLSAIGSCGRIIIEGAFLKNSLICGLLAQLRAPQPVYLSEDDTGTVTGCAMLALGADASASTALTLCAPTAFLGLQEYRDQWLLAVREQERKASQPDSIAPAAEPQ
- a CDS encoding bifunctional rhamnulose-1-phosphate aldolase/short-chain dehydrogenase, whose protein sequence is MMSKPLQSLWDDSLANAMSEPELLKYRSNLLGSDLRITNYGGGNTSAKVQMSDPLTGEDVAVLWVKGSGGDLGSIELDGFSTLYMDRLQQLKQKYRGLEHEDEMVALLSHCTFNLNPRAASIDTPLHAYIPHTHVDHMHPDAAIAIACTKDSRALTETIFEGEMGWLPWQRPGYDLGLKLEAMAKSAPHLKGIVLEGHGIFTWGDTSKDCYLNTLTIIQRAADWLAKNNTAAAFGGEKIAQNLSAEERRDVAARLMPLVRGMISRDERKIGHFSDSPEVLQFVNSEQLAPLAALGTSCPDHFLRTKIRPLVIDFDPQASDLQGELSRCEGQLDQQLASYREDYAAYYERCKRDNSPAMRDGNAVIYLIPGVGMLSFAKDKATARIASEFYINAINVMREASGVSEYVGLDEQEAFDIEYWLLEEAKLQRMPKPKSLAGKVAFITGGAGGIGFATASRLLQEGACVVLADIDEASMAERAAQLAEQFSTDVVRTVRCDVTSEESVAGALAVAALEFGGVDILVSNAGIASAAPIEETSIELWDRNLDILAKGYFLVSREGFKVMRRQNLGGSVIFIASKNGLVASQNASAYCTAKAAEVQLSRCVALEGAPIGVRCNVVNPDAVLRGSRIWSGKWKKERADAYNMSEEQLEEHYRQRSLLKLNVFPEDIAEAAYFLASDVSSKSTGNIINVDAGHAPSFTR
- the rhaI gene encoding L-rhamnose catabolism isomerase; protein product: MNERISSALVEQRNAEQLQALQQDYDALGNQLARRDIDIEQITQRAASFEVAVPSWGTGTGGTRFARFPGLAEPRNIFEKLEDCAVINQLTRCTSEVSPHFPWDRVDDFGELREFASQYGLGFTCVNSNTFQDQPGQKHTYKYGSLTSTCAETRAQAVAHNIECIQWGKELGAKELTVWIGDGSNHPGQQHFQRGLERYLDSMREIYSALPDDWQVFIEHKMFEPAFYSTVIQDWGTNVLCAMELGEKAKSLVDLGHHAPNVNIEMIVSRLIQFKKLAGFHFNDSKYGDDDLDSGSLHPYQQFLIFNELVDAEYRQQEGFAPCYMLDQSHNVTDPIESLMNSAEEVQRSYVKALLVDRPTLEGFQRDNDALMASNTLKQAFNTDVSPILAMARYRHGGAIAPLATYRAAQYKQNLVADRPSTGGSGSGIV
- a CDS encoding phytanoyl-CoA dioxygenase family protein encodes the protein MTEASKFQSADLSLVHEPLTARMRQHWQQCDWDAYKLNDEQLAQFSELGYVSGIPMLDDDYIAALRAELSEIVDPTHPQNALFHEFHSNESSNPAEVLFHSLGHWRIAPHFHDVLWNPRFLVPASQLLGNQPVRFWHDQLFCKPARHGGVVAWHQDYSYWTRTVPMQHLTCWVGLDDANTENGCLHYIPGSHRWGLLEKPELAGDMRGLEEFLNGAQRRQLENPVAVEMPKGHGSFHHPLMVHGSYANRSERARRAFVLNVFADGTRSDTRDVLLKGIPVVPPGEALDGQFFPLLYEKPA